Proteins encoded by one window of Methanobacterium sp.:
- a CDS encoding DNA methyltransferase → MDKKSVKPLEELLDSVRDIDGFPIGEDEDILALSDPPFYTACPNPYIEEFIEEYGTHYDPENDDYKRKPFIANVSEGKNSSIYNAFSYHTKVPHKAIIPFIEHYTEPGDIVFDGFCGSGMTGVAAQMSNRKAILSDISTVASFIAYNYNNPVHPKEFEKKANEIIKAVEKECGWMYETYHRGFDSKSNGIFSDDKSYQKGVINYTVWSDVLICPYCNAEYVFWDAAVIKETKKVKSDYLCPECDAKITKKSSKRAFEEFFDNSLRKKISQAKQVPVLINYKLGKKKFEKVPDKHDLNILKKINEMEIPFWYPTNELPNGFNTEQPKRSHGITNIHHFYTKRNLWVLSSIWEKIKDTNLKIMLLILLVNNSRMSRYGSRTGNVSGTLYVPSMMKELNVLEYLKRKLKGQRGILNPLKSLNKCLTENSSISINSITMLKLKDNSVDYIFTDPPFGSNLMYSELNLITESWLKVFTNNNKEAIINKTQNKALNEYTELMTQSFKEMYRILKPKRWITIVFHNSKASVWNSIQESVNRAGFIIEQVTTLDKQQGSFKQVTSAGAVKNDLIINAYKPKEEFSRRFIANAGENMEIDFITEILEHLPIRPNIGRTEQMLYSKTLAHYVENGFKIRFNSTNFHQLLSDNLTELDGYWFTDSQVKEYNEWKSGLSLDQLKEVLDGQQVLVVTDEKSALTWIYNFLNKPKDFSEILSAFNPISQKSDDVIPELREILDNNFIIENGKYRRPLNQQEKEEINKNREKELDRAFEKLLNQAKTQKGKIKNIRREALVHGFTKCYQEGRYQDILTIADKLYASTLESSGEIMDFIDIARIKTSGEE, encoded by the coding sequence ATGGATAAAAAATCTGTTAAACCATTAGAAGAACTACTGGATTCAGTTAGAGATATTGATGGTTTTCCCATAGGGGAAGATGAAGATATTCTAGCCCTTTCTGACCCTCCATTTTATACTGCTTGTCCTAATCCCTATATTGAAGAGTTTATTGAAGAATACGGAACTCATTATGATCCAGAGAATGATGATTATAAAAGGAAACCATTTATTGCGAATGTGAGTGAAGGAAAAAACTCTTCCATTTATAATGCTTTTTCATACCATACTAAAGTACCACATAAAGCAATTATCCCCTTCATTGAACATTACACCGAACCTGGCGATATTGTTTTTGATGGGTTTTGTGGTAGTGGAATGACTGGAGTCGCTGCCCAAATGAGTAATAGAAAAGCGATTTTATCAGATATTTCTACTGTCGCCAGTTTCATTGCATATAATTATAATAATCCGGTTCATCCTAAAGAATTTGAAAAAAAAGCTAATGAGATTATAAAAGCCGTAGAAAAGGAATGTGGCTGGATGTATGAAACATATCATAGAGGCTTTGATTCTAAATCAAATGGTATTTTTTCTGATGATAAAAGTTATCAAAAAGGTGTAATTAACTATACAGTTTGGAGTGATGTTTTAATTTGTCCTTATTGTAATGCAGAATACGTTTTTTGGGATGCTGCAGTAATTAAAGAAACTAAAAAAGTTAAAAGTGATTATTTATGTCCTGAATGTGACGCAAAAATCACTAAAAAGAGTTCAAAAAGGGCGTTCGAAGAGTTCTTTGATAATTCATTAAGGAAAAAAATTTCTCAAGCAAAACAAGTTCCTGTGTTAATAAACTATAAATTAGGTAAGAAAAAATTTGAGAAAGTACCTGATAAACATGACTTAAATATATTAAAAAAGATTAACGAAATGGAAATTCCGTTTTGGTATCCTACTAATGAGCTTCCTAATGGTTTCAACACAGAACAGCCTAAAAGATCTCATGGAATAACTAACATACATCATTTTTATACAAAAAGAAATCTGTGGGTTTTAAGTAGCATTTGGGAAAAAATTAAAGATACTAATTTAAAAATAATGCTCTTAATTTTACTCGTAAACAATTCAAGAATGTCAAGATACGGATCAAGGACTGGAAATGTATCTGGAACTTTATATGTCCCATCAATGATGAAAGAATTAAATGTATTAGAATACTTAAAAAGGAAACTAAAAGGACAAAGAGGAATTTTAAATCCATTAAAATCATTAAATAAATGTTTAACGGAAAATAGTTCAATATCAATTAATTCTATTACAATGTTAAAATTGAAAGATAATTCTGTTGATTATATTTTCACTGATCCTCCATTTGGTTCAAATTTGATGTATTCTGAACTAAATTTAATAACTGAATCTTGGTTAAAAGTGTTTACAAACAACAATAAAGAAGCAATTATCAATAAAACACAAAATAAAGCTTTAAATGAATATACAGAGTTAATGACACAAAGTTTTAAAGAAATGTATCGAATTCTTAAACCTAAGCGTTGGATAACAATAGTTTTTCATAATTCAAAGGCTTCTGTGTGGAATTCTATACAAGAAAGTGTTAATCGAGCTGGTTTCATTATAGAGCAAGTCACAACTCTTGATAAACAACAAGGTAGTTTCAAACAAGTCACTTCGGCGGGTGCTGTGAAAAATGATTTGATTATTAATGCATATAAACCTAAAGAGGAATTTTCTAGGCGTTTTATAGCAAATGCTGGTGAAAATATGGAAATTGATTTCATCACCGAAATACTTGAACATTTACCCATCAGACCAAATATAGGTCGAACTGAACAAATGTTATATTCAAAAACCCTTGCACATTACGTAGAAAATGGATTCAAAATCAGATTTAACTCTACAAATTTCCATCAACTTCTTAGTGATAATTTAACTGAATTAGATGGCTATTGGTTCACAGATAGTCAAGTTAAAGAATATAATGAATGGAAAAGTGGCCTAAGCTTAGATCAGTTAAAAGAAGTCTTAGACGGTCAGCAAGTATTAGTAGTAACTGATGAAAAATCTGCTCTGACATGGATTTATAATTTCTTGAATAAACCAAAGGATTTCAGTGAAATATTATCTGCATTCAATCCTATTTCTCAAAAATCTGATGATGTAATCCCGGAACTCCGGGAAATCCTAGATAATAACTTCATCATTGAAAATGGAAAATACCGACGTCCACTGAATCAACAGGAAAAAGAGGAAATCAATAAAAACAGAGAAAAAGAACTGGACCGAGCATTTGAAAAACTCCTCAACCAGGCTAAAACACAGAAAGGAAAAATCAAAAACATACGAAGAGAAGCCTTGGTCCATGGATTCACCAAATGCTACCAGGAAGGTCGTTACCAAGACATACTAACCATTGCCGACAAATTATACGCCAGCACCCTGGAATCCAGTGGAGAAATTATGGATTTCATAGACATCGCCCGTATAAAAACATCCGGAGAAGAGTAA
- a CDS encoding helicase-related protein: MEIGDKILSDLYLEYGEGTIISKREIFSEEYFKIFFEDVCKTVEIKGDDIKPIETPLNLLSNSRFSPTLDFKLNYLAHSLKAIASEEKALSPVNFKIKPLPHQLLALNFVIDQFRPRCLLADEVGLGKTIEAALVMEELKLRNIVKRVLIVAPAGLTQQWKDELQLKFSEDFSIFDGNSFKSFKQLYGLETNVWTKFDNVITSIDFLKPRKSHSDLSEREKNRRDEHNKFVFEDCVNAGWDMVIIDEAHKLAKADGTEETARYKLGKALSDSVPIFLILTATPHQGKPDVFKNLLRLVDPYTFNRIEDLKPKNVKKITVKNRKRASIDFNGDKLFKERITTLRKIKWEMGVDDPEKELYQEVVNYVSEYYDHARQENNNILIFLLMLYQRIVSSSSKAVLKSLERRLATIKTLTKQAKMVMEYSLDDFFDVPGEQQLYDLEKIVPILNNPHLVKKEISIITRCIELAKNAVIGRNDAKMRELIKIIDELKRTENDKDLKILIFTEFIETQKYIIESLERIGYKTAYINGKLSLQEKIEQKTKFKESAQIMVSTDAGGEGINLQFCHVVVNYDLPWNPMKIEQRIGRVDRIGQDKDVIVVNFVLSDTIEEYVRDTIEGKLEIVKKQFGEDKLHDILTTLDEEFSFDKLYIDYIVKNKVNDEELQEISDLMFQKATDVLEKDDILIPFSDDENLKSFDVEDIRRISTKIQRFTDLFLEKRGLELKEYQNKEGVFYFKNDFKTDVFPKHFSKVIFEQNKALDEEDADLLSFKHPYLNESLLAAKNMGKTSSFSIEDSNFEGTQGYLFNFLFTISNNFNIDEQHVLTVFIDDNLRFNRRISDYLSDMSDLNLLDTENTVHTDISDYYSKAEKQANELAENIFWEFEQNIKSKIEEDLEKIRQYYRQKEHAIQEIKIDNIRQGRMKELKKERSERMLELKKESELFPEIECFQAARVLFK, translated from the coding sequence ATGGAAATCGGGGACAAAATACTAAGTGATTTGTACTTAGAATATGGTGAGGGGACCATAATCTCTAAAAGAGAAATATTCTCAGAAGAATATTTCAAAATCTTTTTTGAAGATGTCTGCAAAACAGTTGAGATTAAAGGGGATGATATTAAACCAATTGAAACTCCTTTAAACCTTTTATCAAACTCTAGATTCTCTCCAACCCTTGATTTTAAATTGAATTATTTAGCCCATTCACTTAAGGCTATAGCCTCGGAAGAGAAAGCTCTTTCACCAGTTAACTTTAAAATAAAACCTCTGCCTCACCAATTACTGGCCCTTAATTTTGTAATTGATCAATTTAGACCTCGCTGTCTTTTAGCCGATGAAGTAGGGTTAGGTAAGACTATTGAAGCAGCTCTGGTAATGGAAGAACTAAAACTGCGAAATATTGTAAAAAGAGTGCTTATTGTAGCTCCTGCTGGTTTAACTCAGCAATGGAAAGATGAATTACAACTTAAATTCTCAGAAGATTTCTCAATTTTTGATGGGAATAGTTTTAAATCATTTAAACAACTTTATGGTTTGGAAACTAATGTCTGGACCAAATTTGATAATGTTATAACTTCTATTGATTTTTTAAAGCCTCGGAAGAGTCATTCAGATCTATCCGAACGTGAGAAGAATCGGCGAGACGAACACAATAAGTTTGTATTTGAGGATTGTGTGAATGCTGGCTGGGATATGGTGATAATAGATGAGGCTCATAAATTAGCAAAAGCTGATGGAACAGAAGAAACAGCCCGTTATAAATTGGGTAAAGCATTATCCGATTCTGTGCCTATATTTTTGATTTTAACAGCAACTCCTCATCAGGGCAAACCGGATGTTTTCAAGAATCTCTTGAGATTAGTGGATCCCTACACTTTTAATCGCATAGAAGATTTGAAACCTAAAAATGTGAAAAAAATAACAGTTAAAAATCGTAAACGAGCCAGTATTGATTTTAATGGAGATAAATTATTTAAAGAAAGAATAACGACTTTGAGAAAGATTAAATGGGAAATGGGAGTAGATGATCCTGAAAAAGAACTATATCAAGAAGTTGTTAATTATGTTTCAGAATATTATGATCATGCTAGACAAGAAAATAATAATATTCTAATCTTTCTATTAATGCTTTATCAGCGTATTGTTTCCAGTAGTTCTAAAGCAGTTTTAAAATCTTTAGAAAGAAGATTAGCTACCATTAAAACCTTAACAAAGCAAGCTAAAATGGTTATGGAATACTCTCTTGATGATTTCTTTGATGTTCCCGGTGAACAACAATTATATGATTTAGAAAAGATTGTTCCCATCCTCAATAATCCTCATTTAGTTAAAAAGGAAATAAGTATCATTACAAGATGTATCGAACTGGCTAAAAATGCAGTTATTGGAAGAAATGATGCCAAAATGCGGGAACTTATAAAAATAATTGATGAACTTAAAAGAACTGAAAATGATAAGGATTTAAAGATTTTAATTTTCACAGAGTTTATTGAAACTCAAAAATATATCATTGAATCTTTGGAAAGAATTGGATATAAAACAGCTTACATTAATGGTAAATTAAGTCTTCAGGAAAAGATAGAACAGAAAACCAAATTCAAAGAATCTGCGCAAATAATGGTGTCAACAGATGCCGGTGGAGAAGGTATCAACCTGCAATTTTGTCATGTAGTGGTTAATTATGACCTACCGTGGAATCCCATGAAGATAGAACAGAGAATTGGTAGGGTAGATCGTATAGGCCAGGATAAAGACGTTATTGTGGTTAATTTTGTCCTTTCAGACACTATTGAAGAATATGTCAGGGATACCATTGAAGGAAAACTGGAGATAGTTAAAAAACAGTTTGGTGAGGATAAACTTCATGACATATTAACTACCTTAGATGAAGAATTTAGCTTCGATAAGTTGTATATTGATTACATTGTCAAAAATAAGGTTAATGATGAAGAACTTCAAGAAATATCTGATTTAATGTTCCAGAAAGCCACTGATGTTCTGGAAAAAGACGATATTCTAATTCCCTTCTCTGATGATGAAAACTTAAAGTCATTTGATGTAGAAGATATTAGACGAATCTCTACAAAAATACAGAGATTCACAGATTTATTCTTAGAAAAAAGAGGACTGGAATTAAAAGAATACCAGAATAAAGAGGGAGTATTCTATTTTAAAAATGATTTTAAAACAGACGTATTTCCTAAACACTTTTCTAAAGTCATTTTTGAACAGAATAAAGCTTTAGATGAAGAGGATGCTGATCTTTTATCCTTTAAACATCCTTATTTAAATGAATCACTTCTTGCAGCTAAAAATATGGGGAAAACATCATCCTTTAGCATAGAAGATAGCAATTTTGAAGGTACTCAAGGTTACTTATTCAATTTCCTATTCACTATCTCCAATAATTTTAATATAGATGAACAGCATGTCCTGACAGTATTCATTGATGATAATTTGAGATTTAATAGGAGAATATCTGATTATTTAAGTGACATGAGTGATTTAAATCTTTTAGATACAGAAAATACCGTACATACTGATATATCTGATTATTATTCTAAAGCAGAAAAGCAGGCAAATGAATTAGCAGAAAATATATTCTGGGAATTTGAACAAAACATTAAATCTAAAATTGAAGAAGATTTGGAAAAAATAAGACAATATTACAGGCAAAAAGAACATGCCATCCAAGAAATTAAGATTGATAACATTCGCCAGGGCCGGATGAAAGAATTGAAAAAAGAAAGATCTGAACGTATGCTTGAACTAAAAAAAGAATCCGAGTTATTCCCTGAAATTGAATGCTTCCAAGCAGCAAGAGTACTTTTTAAATAA
- a CDS encoding PglZ domain-containing protein — MQMWYEKIITLIEDLNVDVLFVIDPTHLIDYQDIKNKISEKYYICTFENEIRLRRILRENFTNLMIVFNDKEALPYDLLSNHAQIKIGPSDIFPYLNEEIVSSISFNDYQKIYRHYLKKKDDFFEQLSKKDTETFLKNMALTEDDSKYKAYELTEQLKKQSFNINSSNWGKIANIYGEIMYLVHKNNLSLEIDDLINKIQSEFIKFILNDYEDLTFDTKSHLNSNLLNIIKIDEKIALICFDCMGFEEWQVIYEYLKENTNLEFDVKYSFSILPSETGYSRGALFSGLVPLEIPEKKSNLRIEEELFKEALSNHNIDENDVYFNRFSKPDEVPEDYAFEDYEALGIIFSFVDEIVHNKLMDKNLLINSMETLLRNSKLDMFLDSLVQKGFKVYLCSDHGNIFSQGNGINVPKKLVNEKALRYLISEHKNILKEYKDENSIIIQFKKIMGEEYILLMTGNSMLGREKNSRLTHGGISIEEVVLPFIEVKSNERI; from the coding sequence ATGCAAATGTGGTATGAAAAGATAATCACCTTAATCGAGGATCTAAATGTAGATGTTCTATTTGTAATCGATCCCACCCATCTAATAGATTATCAGGATATTAAAAATAAAATTAGTGAAAAATACTATATTTGTACTTTTGAAAATGAAATTAGGCTTAGAAGAATCCTTAGAGAAAATTTCACTAATCTCATGATTGTTTTTAATGATAAAGAAGCATTACCCTATGATCTTCTCTCAAATCATGCACAAATCAAAATTGGGCCTTCAGATATTTTTCCATATCTAAATGAAGAGATAGTTTCTTCTATTTCCTTTAATGATTATCAGAAAATTTATAGACATTATTTAAAGAAAAAAGACGATTTCTTTGAACAGCTATCCAAAAAAGATACAGAAACATTTTTAAAGAATATGGCATTAACTGAAGATGATTCCAAATATAAAGCATATGAATTAACAGAACAACTTAAAAAACAATCATTTAATATCAATTCTTCGAATTGGGGCAAGATCGCGAATATATATGGAGAAATCATGTATTTAGTTCATAAAAATAACCTTTCCCTAGAAATAGACGATTTGATTAATAAAATCCAATCAGAATTTATTAAATTTATCCTAAATGATTATGAGGATCTTACTTTTGATACAAAGTCTCATTTAAACTCCAATCTATTAAATATCATCAAAATAGATGAAAAAATTGCTCTTATATGCTTTGATTGTATGGGATTTGAGGAATGGCAGGTAATTTATGAATATTTAAAAGAAAATACTAATTTAGAGTTTGATGTTAAATATTCTTTTTCTATTCTTCCTAGTGAAACAGGATATTCCAGAGGAGCTTTATTTTCGGGATTAGTGCCCTTAGAAATACCTGAAAAGAAATCTAATCTTAGAATTGAAGAAGAATTGTTTAAAGAAGCTTTAAGTAATCATAATATTGATGAAAATGATGTTTACTTCAATAGATTCTCAAAACCAGACGAAGTACCTGAAGATTATGCTTTTGAAGATTATGAAGCCTTAGGAATTATTTTTTCATTTGTAGATGAGATAGTGCACAATAAATTAATGGATAAAAATTTACTCATTAATAGTATGGAAACTTTATTAAGAAATAGCAAACTCGACATGTTCCTTGATTCATTAGTCCAAAAAGGATTTAAAGTTTATTTATGCTCTGACCATGGGAATATTTTTTCACAGGGAAATGGAATAAATGTTCCTAAAAAGTTAGTTAATGAAAAAGCTCTCCGATATTTAATATCAGAACATAAAAATATCTTAAAAGAATACAAAGATGAAAATTCAATTATAATTCAGTTTAAAAAAATAATGGGTGAAGAATATATCCTTTTAATGACTGGAAACTCCATGTTAGGCCGAGAAAAAAATTCTAGACTTACACATGGGGGAATATCCATAGAAGAAGTTGTTTTACCATTTATTGAGGTGAAATC